Proteins from a genomic interval of Arvicanthis niloticus isolate mArvNil1 chromosome 26, mArvNil1.pat.X, whole genome shotgun sequence:
- the Pus3 gene encoding tRNA pseudouridine(38/39) synthase encodes MAENTDRNQIEKLLNRVKELEQEVERLKKEQANNIKDSSLRENSSGSGKAKRVFDFSAHSCRHVALKIAYLGWGYQGFASQENTSNTIEEKLFEALTKTRLVESRQTSNYHRCGRTDKGVSAFGQVISLDLRSQFPRNRGSEGSDLKDEADDVAKEIRYTHILNRVLPADIRVLAWAPVEPSFSARFSCLERTYRYFFPRADLDITTMNYAAQKYVGTHDFRNLCKMDVANGVINFQRTILSAQVQLVTQSPGEERRQEPFQLCQFEVIGQAFLYHQVRCMMAILFLIGQGMEKPEIIDELLNIQKNPQKPQYSMAVEFPLVLYDCKFENIKWIYDHEVQEFNVTHLQQLWANHAVKTQMLYSMLQGLDSAMVPCAAGTKIEEATEWRNIQPSVIKHTSAFVEGVKMRTYKPLMDRPKCQGLESRIQHFVRRGRIENPHLLHKEEKKAKRDCAHKEENPVLENPTKRICIIDAEINTIV; translated from the exons ATGGctgaaaacacagacagaaaccaGATTGAGAAACTCCTCAACAGAGTAAAAGAACTGGAGCAGGAGGTGGAAAGACTTAAGAAAGAACAGGCCAACAATATCAAAGACTCAAGCCTCAGAGAAAATTCTTCAGGCTCTGGAAAAGCTAAGCGTGTTTTTGATTTCAGTGCTCATAGCTGCAGACATGTAGCTCTAAAAATAGCCTATCTAGGTTGGGGATACCAGGGCTTTGCCAGTCAGGAAAACACAAGCAATACCATTGAAGAGAAACTGTTTGAGGCTTTAACTAAGACCCGACTAGTAGAAAGCAGACAGACATCCAACTATCACCGGTGTGGTCGAACAGACAAAGGAGTCAGTGCCTTTGGACAG GTGATTTCTCTGGACCTACGTTCTCAGTTTCCAAGGAACAGGGGTTCAGAAGGTTCTGATTTAAAAGATGAAGCAGATGATGTTGCTAAAGAGATCCGATATACTCACATTCTCAATCGTGTGCTCCCTGCAGACATCCGAGTGCTGGCCTGGGCCCCTGTAGAACCTAGCTTTAGTGCTAGGTTTAGCTGTCTTGAGCGGACGTACCGCTATTTTTTCCCTCGTGCTGATTTAGATATTACAACCATGAATTATGCAGCTCAGAAATATGTTGGCACTCATGATTTCAGAAACTTGTGTAAAATGGATGTAGCCAATGGAGTGATTAATTTTCAGAGGACTATTCTGTCTGCACAAGTACAACTAGTGACCCAGAGCCCAGGTGAGGAGAGAAGGCAAGAACCTTTCCAGTTATGTCAATTTGAAGTGATTGGCCAGGCATTCTTGTATCATCAAGTTCGGTGTATGATGGCTATCCTCTTCCTGATTGGCCAAGGAATGGAGAAGCCAGAGATTATTGATGAATTGCTGAACATACAGAAAAATCCCCAGAAACCTCAATATAG CATGGCTGTTGAATTTCCTCTAGTCTTGTATGACtgtaaatttgaaaatatcaagTGGATTTATGATCACGAGGTTCAGGAATTCAATGTTACCCACCTACAACAGCTATGGGCTAATCATGCTGTTAAAACTCAAATGCTATACAGTATGCTACAAGGACTGGACTCTGCCATGGTACCATGTGCAGCAGGAACAAAGATAGAGGAAGCAACAGAATGGAGAAACATTCAACCCTCTGTCATCAAGCACACTAGTGCCTTTGTAGAAGGAGTGAAAATGCGTACATATAAGCCCCTCATGGATCGCCCTAAATGCCAAGGACTGGAATCCCGGATCCAGCATTTTGTACGAAGAGGACGAATTGAAAACCCACATTTACTCcataaggaagaaaagaaagccaaaagGGACTGTGctcacaaagaagaaaatcctGTTTTAGAGAATCCAACAAAGAGGATTTGTATAATAGATGCAGAAATTAACACCATTGTATAA
- the Hyls1 gene encoding centriolar and ciliogenesis-associated protein HYLS1, translating to MAERRQAYSVQEAVEQLIGPGGQKWANMDPEERMLAAATAFTHICAGQGEGDTRREAQAGQYDPYSKASVTPGKRPALPMHLHVPYTGSHVPYTGSRVTSTVSETSQKCRKPVKRKVLRRKPDGEVLVTDESVVSESESGTESDLDLWDLRHRLMNLQFQDGTESPVGTSQKYNLPCEYPGVSQEDQLICYLRREEMGPPVYEQDLIVASRPKSFILPRLDQLSRNRGKIDRVARYFEYKRDWDSMRFPGEDHRKELRWSVRGQMLSRTEPQSKPQHVYVPNNYLVPTEKKRSALRWGVRCDLANGVMPKKLPFPLSPS from the exons ATGGCAGAAAGAAG ACAAGCTTATAGTGTACAGGAAGCAGTGGAGCAACTGATAGGACCTGGTGGACAAAAATGGGCCAATATGGATCCAGAAGAACGAATGTTAGCTGCTGCTACAGCATTTACACATATCTGTGCAGGGCAAGGTGAAGGAGATACAAGGagagaagcccaggctggccagtaTGATCCCTACAGTAAAGCCTCAGTAACACCAGGAAAGAGACCTGCTCTTCCTATGCACCTGCATGTCCCATATACAGGAAGCCACGTCCCATATACAGGAAGCCGTGTCACCTCAACTGTTTCAGAGACGTCCCAAAAATGCAGAAAACCAGTGAAGAGGAAGGTGCTCCGAAGAAAGCCAGATGGGGAAGTGCTAGTGACAGATGAGTCTGTTGTCAGTGAGTCTGAGTCTGGTACAGAAAGTGATTTGGATCTCTGGGACTTGAGACACAGGCTGATGAACCTGCAATTCCAAGACGGCACAGAATCCCCAGTTGGCACTTCACAAAAATATAACCTACCATGTGAATACCCAGGAGTTTCACAAGAAGATCAGCTCATTTGCTATCTACGAAGAGAAGAAATGGGCCCTCCTGTTTATGAACAAGACTTGATTGTTGCCAGCAGACCCAAGTCCTTTATTCTCCCCAGACTGGATCAGTTAAGCCGAAACCGGGGCAAGATAGACCGAGTAGCCAGATACTTTGAGTACAAAAGGGACTGGGATTCAATGCGGTTTCCTGGTGAAGACCATAGAAAGGAGTTACGATGGAGTGTCCGAGGGCAAATGCTTTCCCGAACAGAACCTCAGTCCAAGCCTCAACATGTGTATGTTCCAAACAATTACCTAGTACCAACTGAGAAGAAAAGATCTGCCCTTCGTTGGGGTGTCCGTTGTGACCTTGCAAATGGTGTCATGCCCAAgaagcttccctttcctctttctccttcttaa